CGATCGACCCGAAGACTTGCCGCTGTTGGTGCGGCACTTTCTGTCGCGGGCGGCGGCAGATTGTGGCAAGCCGCTCCCGACCATCGAGCCCAAGGCAGAGGAGTGTCTCATGCGGTACGCGTGGCCGGGCAATATCCGCGAGCTGCAGAACGTCATCCAGAGTGCGGTGATCCTGTGCCGTGAGAAGCGGATCACGGTCGCAGACATGCCTCCACGCGTTACCGGTGAACAGACCCTGACCCGGATGTTCGACGAAGCTGCGGCCCGCCGCATGAGTCTCGATGAGGTCGAACGTGAATACCTCCGCGTGGTGCTCGCGGGTGTAAATGGGAACAAGACCGAGGCCGCCGCGATTCTCGGCGTCGATCGAAAAACCCTATACCGCAAACTTGAGGAAGCCGACCCGGCGGGGCTCAAGTAGTAGGAGTTCGGGGGCTCAGCGGCTCCCTTACATCGTTGCCCACCGAGCGTGTCCCGTTCAACCAGCAACACCTGGGGGTTGAGAAATCTGATCGTGGTAGGCGCTGATCCGCGAGCTCGGTCGGCCCAGGCGGGAATTCCGCCTCGCCTTCGCGTAGCGTTTTTCCCCAGCTTCCAGCGCGATCGGCGCGTTTGCGAATATTGCTCGTGGTACGAAATTTGCTGCCTCCACCCTCGTAAAATGTGCTGCCTCCGATCGTTCTGAATTTGTTACCAAACCGGCGGCGCTGCTTCCTCACGACCACCGGAGTTTGTGCGGGGAAACTCACGGTCCATACTACCAACTCCCGCACTGGGGCGCCCGGCCTGACGGATGCCCGGGAGGAGTGAGAGTGGCTTCTACCGAGTTAACTATGGGTGAGCTGGTCGAAGTTGAGCTGGTCGAGGGGCCAGCTGTTTTTGCCCTGAGCTCCGAGTTGCGCGGCTTTGGCTATCTGCTTACCTGTGATCGATGTAAGGATTCGCGCGAGCCGATTAGTACGATATTAGTGATTCCTCGTAGTGGCGCATCCTGGGCCTTGTGCGGCCCCTGTATGCAACAAATGCCAAAATCACGTGGGCAAGTGGAATAAGGAAACTCTTCTTGTGTCCCGGAAGGCCAATTTCGGATGACTTGGAGTGTCTTAATAAACAGCGCTGGAGGAAATCCACGATGGCGATAGATGAAGCGAAGCTTCAGCAACTTCTGGGCAAAATGCTTGGCGATGCGGGTGCCGCACTGAGTATTGGACCGGTACTTTTGGGCGATTCTTTGGGATTGTACAAGACGCTTGCGGCTGCGGGGCCGCTGACCTCCGGAGACCTTGCAACCCGCACCGGAACCGCGCCGCGCTATGTGCGCGAGTGGGCGGCTGCCCAGGCGGCGAGTGGCTATATCAATTTCGATCCAACGACCGAGCGCTTCTCGATTTCACCGGAGCAAGCCGCGATCCTTGCTGACGAGAATGGACCGGCATTTTTTCCGGCCCTCTTCGAGATAGCCGCCGCGGCCGCGCGTGACCTGCCCAAGCTCGAGGCGGCGTTTCGCGCAGGCGGAGGTGTCGGATGGCACGAGCACGACCCCTGCCTGTTCCGCGGGACGGAGAGGTTTTTCCGGCCGGGTTACGCGGCGCATTTGATTGCCGAGTGGATTCCGGCGCTGGAAGGAGTCAAGCAGAAACTGGAACGCGGGGCGCGGGTCGCCGATGTCGGATGCGGTCACGGTGCATCGACCGTGCTACTGGCCAAGGCTTTTCCGAAGTCGACATTTTCAGGGTTTGATTATCACGAACCGTCGCTGGTGCGGGCGCGCGAGTTGGCGCGCCAGGGTGGGGTAGCAGAACGGATCGCTTTCGAACGCGCGACTGCAAAAGAATTTTCCGGCACCTACGATCTGGTTGCGTTTTTTGACTGCCTGCATGACATGGGTGACCCCATCGGCGTGGCAGCGCATGTCAAGTCGGTCTTGAAGTCGGACGGGACATGGATGGTGGTCGAACCCTTTGCTGGCGACCGAATTGCCGACAACCTCAATCCTATAGGCCGAATATTTTATTCTGCGTCGACGCAGATTTGCGTGCCTGCATCATTGTCTCAGGAAGTTGGTCTTGCGCTCGGTACTCAGGCCGGCGAAGCAAGATTACGAGAGATAATAATGAGCGGTGGATTTTCACGCGTGCGACGCGCCGCTGCCACTCCGTTCAACCTGGTGCTGGAGGCGCGGCCTTGAGCTGAACCATACGCGGGCCGGGCTGTGAGCCCTCCAACGGCGCGACCTTTTTAGGCGAGTGATGAGGTAGGGGAGGCTCGAATGTCACACTGCGGTCAGCGGGGATATCGCGAGCTTGATGACGACCGCGTGTTCTCGGATTACCTCTCGTATTTAAGACCCTGGAGAGGGTGACGTTCCTC
This is a stretch of genomic DNA from Candidatus Binataceae bacterium. It encodes these proteins:
- a CDS encoding class I SAM-dependent methyltransferase; translation: MAIDEAKLQQLLGKMLGDAGAALSIGPVLLGDSLGLYKTLAAAGPLTSGDLATRTGTAPRYVREWAAAQAASGYINFDPTTERFSISPEQAAILADENGPAFFPALFEIAAAAARDLPKLEAAFRAGGGVGWHEHDPCLFRGTERFFRPGYAAHLIAEWIPALEGVKQKLERGARVADVGCGHGASTVLLAKAFPKSTFSGFDYHEPSLVRARELARQGGVAERIAFERATAKEFSGTYDLVAFFDCLHDMGDPIGVAAHVKSVLKSDGTWMVVEPFAGDRIADNLNPIGRIFYSASTQICVPASLSQEVGLALGTQAGEARLREIIMSGGFSRVRRAAATPFNLVLEARP